A genome region from Winogradskyella helgolandensis includes the following:
- a CDS encoding PQQ-binding-like beta-propeller repeat protein, with the protein MIKSHYKVLLILFCLVYACKNKGSGVFSSSISELISIENSFQFYENYDGYIIKENSITKEKIWEHKKLYNLSIKVLDSGNSIYYTTPNTVVSIDKINGEVNFIIKENFTGRTYDLLSHNNEIIASSLYGSYSFSKSTGQILWSLLPSSSTILGNPKILINNDTLFVAGNFKPDIKTTLFSFNLNNKSRISEIDLPKTVVTNLVLVQNNLIFGAGQSIMEREIFSISKDDLKLNWQLEQNIDHSSRIVPNKENIVFFNFKNQVFELDTKSLVIKERYTLPDNYFELLFINDDKLIASNNSSLVIYSLPNDKKKYFRNIKTAGPWVINNEIYYANKTSIKKLAELK; encoded by the coding sequence ATGATTAAATCACATTATAAGGTACTTTTAATACTTTTTTGTTTAGTCTACGCTTGTAAAAATAAAGGTTCTGGCGTTTTTAGTAGTAGTATTTCTGAATTAATATCTATAGAAAATTCATTTCAATTCTACGAAAATTACGATGGTTATATCATAAAAGAAAATTCCATTACTAAAGAAAAAATTTGGGAACATAAAAAACTTTACAATCTGTCGATTAAAGTTCTAGATTCAGGAAATAGTATATATTATACAACACCAAATACAGTAGTTTCCATTGACAAAATAAATGGAGAAGTCAATTTTATAATAAAAGAAAATTTCACAGGTAGAACCTATGATTTGCTTTCACACAATAACGAAATAATAGCATCTTCTTTGTATGGTTCTTATTCTTTTTCTAAATCTACAGGGCAAATATTATGGTCTTTATTACCTTCCTCATCAACAATTTTAGGTAATCCAAAAATTTTAATAAATAATGATACGCTTTTTGTTGCAGGGAATTTCAAACCAGATATTAAAACCACTTTATTTTCTTTCAACTTAAATAACAAATCAAGAATAAGTGAAATAGATTTACCGAAAACTGTGGTAACAAATTTAGTGCTTGTTCAAAATAATTTAATCTTTGGAGCTGGTCAATCAATTATGGAACGAGAAATTTTCTCTATAAGTAAAGATGATTTGAAACTAAATTGGCAATTGGAACAAAACATTGACCACTCTTCCAGAATTGTTCCTAATAAAGAGAATATTGTTTTCTTTAATTTCAAGAACCAAGTTTTCGAATTGGATACTAAAAGTTTAGTAATAAAAGAAAGATATACATTACCAGATAATTATTTTGAGTTACTTTTCATTAATGACGATAAACTAATTGCATCCAATAACTCATCTTTAGTAATTTATTCCTTACCAAATGATAAAAAAAAGTACTTTAGGAATATTAAAACTGCTGGACCTTGGGTAATAAACAATGAGATTTATTATGCAAACAAGACATCAATAAAAAAATTGGCTGAATTAAAATAA